The Suricata suricatta isolate VVHF042 chromosome 16, meerkat_22Aug2017_6uvM2_HiC, whole genome shotgun sequence genome contains the following window.
TCTCTGTTCTAAGAGATAAACACACCTTGGTGTTCCTCATCTGTAGCCTGGGACTAATAATAAGTTGATTATGAACCAGCTGGTAAGCACTTAATAGATTATAAACCTCTGTTCTGaatagagcctggcacagagcagccaGCACATGCATTTTATGACCACCTGCTTAGTAAATGACAGCACCCTGGTGCAAGGcaccttttgaattttaattttttaaaaaatttattcttattcttttggaagggggaaggggctgagggcagagggagagagagaatcttaagcaggatgcACACTCAGATCAGTCGCACCAGGACATCGATCCCACCAGGGATCATGACCCAGCCCAAATCAAGAACcaaatgctcaacccactgagccacccaggcaccccaacaaggCACTTGTAGGAACAGGGTCTCCCATGCCAGCCTCCCAAGGCAGCTGACATACTTAAGGGACTTGCTGGTGAAGAGCGCTGGAGGAGGGGCACCCACACGAGGACACAGCAGGGCAAAGGCCCTGAAATGAAAAAGTACTTGGCGAAGGTGCAGCAGCAACTGACTGGAAATGACCgggtgagggaggcaggggaagaaGGCCCAGAGGTCAGTGGGCGTCTGTGGGGAATGCAGGGGGCTGTTGAGCGCTGGGATCACCTGGGAGACATACAGGACCTTCTGTGGGTGCTTAACACGTTCCCTCTAGCCCTTGTTGGTAAAAGTTAGGAATTGGAGGGGCCGCCTTGCAGATGGGGTGGCCTTGACACCCACGTGTCCTTTGAGGTACTCAGGGACTTTCATTCAGCTTCTGCTTGAGCCCGCCACGCGACTGACGGGCGGGGCCCGGACGAGGCCCCGCCCAGAGTGCCTGGACACGCCCCCGGCCCGTGGGGAGCAAGGGCCCCGCCCTCCACACCCAAGGCCCCCGGGAGGACAGACAGAAGCTGGAAGTGGAGGACTGAACGAAATCTTCGCCTTTATTTCTGGGTCGGCTAGGGGGTCGGGGCGGGTCCTACTGGTCTGAGGGCGACTCCAGGTCCTCGCTGTGGGTGCCAGGGCGCTCGGGGCCGGCCTGCGGGAGCCACGAGTCAGGCTGCGGGCCCCGGCTCTCGAGGGCCCTGGCCTTCAGGCCCGCGGGCGGGCGGCTGCCTTTTCCCTGTCCCTCACGTACCCCGCCGGGACGCCCTGCTGTCCATGGGCGCTGACTCTCAGGGACTCCGATGGGACCCCCGCCTTCTCTGTCCCCTCGCCGCCATCGCCGGGCTCCCTACCTCTCCTTTGCAGCCCCTGTCCTTTGGGGTGCAATGGGTTTGGGCAATGTCCTGCCCCCCGAATGTCTCCACCTCCGCCTGCAGCCTGGACaacaggggggcggggaggggaagaagagaacGAGAGTGGGGCGGCAAGTGGAGGAAGCCACCGAGATCCCGACAAAGGCCGCAGACGCAGAGCAGCCGGGGCGCGAGCGGCCGGGGTGCAAGTGGCGCCGCGCCCAGAGCTCCCGCCAACTCGCCCCAGGGTCGGCCCTTCAGGGAGGGgcggctggaggctggaggctggaggctgtgccgagggcggggggggggggggaagttagcccattcccctcctcctggctgcTCCTCTTcaaccctctgcctctctcacccaTCGTTCACCATCCGGACGCCCCCGATCTCGGGTGGCGGGCGTAGCTTCTGCTCCACCTCCTGCAGCTTGGCCCGGGCCTGTTTCTCTGTGGGTGGGCGGGGCGTCATGGGCGGGGCCAGGAGCTCTggcggccccggccccgccccctggaCGGAGTCCCACCTTCAGTGAGCAGCTGCTCCTTGCTGCTCTGCAGGGTATGTATCTCCCAGGCCAGTCGCTGCTTCAGCATCTGCCAGAGAGGAGACCTGTCCGTCTGTCTGCCCTCTCAGTCCCCTCAGCAAGCCCTTACCCGAAttaggtcattcattcattcgttcattcaagTATTTAACTCCATGTGTATTTCCTGCTGTGGCTGGTGATGGTGGagacacatttttccaaaggctACCTACGTCCTCGTGCCCCTCTCAATCTCTTCTCACTCCCCCCTCCCTTTGCTCTTCCTCAAATACCCAAGGCATGCatcagcctcagggcctttgcattgccttttcttcttccaggAGCATTTGCACCAAGATACCtgaatgttttcctctttttatgtttgtattcAGATGTCACCTGCTTAGAGAGTCTTTCCCCACTGACATTACATGATCTATCTACCTATTTTTTTGTTTAGAGTCTGAGtaaaccccccgcccccacctcccaacCATCCTGGGGACAGCAAATACTTGGCCCCTTTGGCTCCCCACAGTCTCCTCCTGCTGGATGCCTCCAGCAACATTAGTAGAATGAAGGGATAATCAAACCATGGCCTTTTCAGGGTCCCCGTCTGCCACCGCAAGGGGAGCGAAGTCCAGGTgggcaggaaggaagcaggatggTGAGCAAAGGCTACTGCAGGAGTCCGGGCCACGGACGCTAGGCGTGGCGATGGGGGATGGTGACAGGTGGCTGGATTTAAGGTAAAAGTTAAAGGGCTGACTAGGAAGAAAGGAGTCAAGGACTACTCCAGGGCATTGGGGCTGAGCAGTGGGTGGACACTGAGCCAGCCCGGAGAGGAGGCGCTTTGGTTGGAGGTAATGAGGATGGCTCACGTGCAACTCCCAGAGGTCCTTGTGCTGACTCATCAAAGTCTCCAGCTGTTCTTCAACCTGAAACCTAGGGGCCAAAACCCAGGAATGAGAGGGCACATGCTAGGCTGACACTGACACTGACACTCAGCCTGGCCCAGTCTGGGGATTCCTCTGGGGGACCTTTGATCTGTGCCTGGTGCTCCCTCTACTGGGAGCCCGTTTATGGGCTTTGTCCTCCAAGCCTTGGTTCCAACAGCTCCTGTTCCAACAAACTCTCCCTGGTGCGAGCCCCACTCCCACGCCCAGCCAGTGCCACATTAGGCCCAGATGTGGGGTTACCCCGGCTTCCTCCGTCGGCAACTCTCTGTAACCTGAGAGTTAGGGACAGACATTTGCTCCGTGGACCCCTGCAGTATGTTCTTCCCGGAAGGAGAAAGACAGCTCTCAGGCACAGTCTCTAACTAAGCCCCCACTTCCTTCACCAGGAGGGGGGCATGGTGGTCTGTTCATAACCCGCATCATTCTTTCTTCTGTGACAGAATGTGCGGCATTATGGGCCTCTGTTTGAGATGATCACCCTGTCCATCCTGTCCCTCAGCAAACCACGCCTTCCTAAGAAACTTCTGTGAAGGGTGCAGGAGTTCAGCTTAAGAGATTCTAAAGTCCCAATCTGAGTCTTGGATCTGCTATTCTACTGTGACCCTGGACAAGCTACTTAACCagtctgggtctcagtttcctcgtATGTAAAATGGTGGGAGTGGTGGGAAGGTGACAGTGGCCCTTAATTCCTGTCCTTGTCAGTGTGAGGATTAGAAAACTGAACATAAACTGCTATGTGTGGTGTGGTTAAGCATACATCCACTTTATCGCTGGGTTTCCTACACAGTTAAAATCATGGTCCACCGGGGTGTGAGACCTCTGGTCCCAAGAACATGTTAAGGGAAGGTTCAAAGGATGGAGGTGGATAGAGAGATGGTTGGTCGGACGGTAACTGGATGGGTGAGTGGCCGACAGAAAAGAGGATGGCTGGCTGGAGAAATGACATGTGGAGGGACAATGGCtggacagagaaataaaagaaggattCCTAGAAGGATAAATAGATGTCTGGATGGGTGGTTGGGTGAAGACATAAACAGCCAGATGAATGGGTGATTGGAAAGATGGAGTGAGGGTGAATGGGTATTTGCACGGATGGAAGATCATTAGGTGGAAAGCTGAAGACATAacggctgtctgtctgtctgtctgtctgtctggaaAAGCGCTGCATAGATgtgtggatgaatggatggatgggtgggtaaaTGGATGGCTGGGGGGCCCTAAATGGGCagattaataaacaaatgaacagatgGATGGTGGGGAGAGCTGAATAACCAAGAGAAGATTTAGAATAACACCAGTGGTGAAATTTGCTTAATAAAGAAACTAGCAATGAATGTTTAAATGAGCCAATTAATCTCAACACCATCATCTGATACCAAGATGAGGGGGGAGTCTCACGTCCAGCTActctacagaaaggaaaaatgagaggtATGTGTCCAAGGTGTACATTCCCTAGCTCTTGACCCCTCCTCCTTCAGACTAGGAACAAAGTAGGGAAGAGGTGGGCAGGACCTCTTACCTCTGAGCTCCACTTTCTTCCATCTGGCAGTGCAGCTGGAGGATCCGCAGTGCCTCTGTGGGGAGAGGAACCAAGGGAGCCCTGTGTGAACTCTCGAGGAGTCAGGGATGGGGACACAATGGCCCCCACATCATATCACACAGCAGAGGGCACTCAGAGGCCTTTAGTGTCTACGTTGAGTCAGGGGGCAGCCAAGGGAGAGATGTGAGCAGAGAGGCAAGCATCCTGACTCTGGTTTCAGGGGGATTCCTCTAGCTATTCCGGGAACTGTGGGCTTTTGTGGGCAGAAGTGGGTAGAACAATGAAGACAGCTGATAAATACCTTGCTTTTTGCTCAAGACCTCCTCTAGGTGAGCTTTCTCTCCATTCACTGGAAAACACAGTGACACTCTGAGCTGCCAGGGGCCATACCCAGAGCCCCCACTGACACTTCATGCCCAAGGCATATCAAGGTGACAGACGGTAAGGTGTAGTGCCAGGCCAGTGTGGGCAGTATCTTCTTGCCACCCACACCCAGTCTCCTACGGGGGGCCATCCTGATCCTGTTCCTCCCTCCCAGTGTCCACATTCTCTGTAAAcaccaaagaaatgaagactggACAATGCACAGGGTTTATACCAGTGGGATAGATGACTAGAAATAAATGTCAAGTGGGAATAAAAGCTGTGAAGAAACAAATCAAGCAGGAAAGCGACAGTGACAGACAGAAGGTGGTATTCTATACTTAGATGGGGCACTGAGATAGACCTGTTAGCATGAAGTTTGGGCTAACAGCAGAAAGGTGAGGAGACAGCAAAAGGCAACCTGGATTATAGGGATAAGAGCACTGCAGGTGGAGGGAACAGCCCATGCAAAGACCTTGAGGTGAGCAGAGAACATCAGCAGTGCTCATAAGATCTCTGGGTCCCTCTTTTGGTGCCACTTACAGGAGTCCAGTTCCCTCTGCAGGCTCTCCCAGAGAGCTTGGGCTTCTACCAGTTCCTCactggatttcttctttgctaGGCCAATAAAAAGAGAAGGCACGGTGTGAGTGCAGCCTCAAACCCTGCTATTCTCTTGCACCCCGTGACTCTGCAGACTCATCTTTTAGGAACCCACAGGTGCTGGATGTTACAGCTCAGGAAGTAGAGCCATTCCAGGTCCAGGTTCTTCCTGTCCAGCTAGGAAGCCTACATCCTGGCGTTTACCTTGCTGAAGCTCATTAATCCGGTTAATCAGGTCTTCAATCTGTGGCTCCAGGCTTCCCTCTGCAGAATGAAAGAAAGACTGAGCCAGAGAAGAGAGATACCTGGCAGTCTCAGGTAGATGGAGGTGGGTGGGCGTGGGCACAGTGTCTCTGATACCAGCAATCAAAACGCATTTATTGACCTCCTGCTATATGTCGAGCTCTGTGAGAGGCACCCTTGTGGGGTGTGCATTCTGCATGGGAAAATGGACATTTAACAAACATATATGCTATCAATATGGGTGAAAGTAACTGCAGTGGGTAGAAATAAAGTGAAGCAAGGGGTTGAAGAGTGAAAGGGTAAAAGGTACTTCTTTATATGGAGGTGAGCAAAGGGAGCCCTGACCgtttcatgggggggggggcagagagacaagggcaAAGCCCCAGAAGTGTGAGTGAGTGATGCAGAAGCCCAAAGTAATGGCTAAGGGGCTGGCGTGACTGGCGTGAGCCTAGTGAGCAAGTCAAAAGTACCTGGGGTCAAGGTGGGGAGAGTGGGATGGCAGACCACGCAGGGCCTCCTGGGGCATGCTGGAGGCTTCTAGATGTGATTTTGAGTGTGGCGGGAGCCAGTGGAGCTCTCCCACCTGCTCCAGCCTGTTGAAAGCCTGGCAGTCGCTTCTGCCCCTCCGACTGTGGTATCGGCCTCAtttgagaaatgggaaaaatgcCTTCCTCCCGTGACAGGGAGATCACTCTCTCCCTAGGGAACCATTTCCAACTTCTCACAGCCCCAATTTCAGTACTCTGTATGGAGAAGACTTCCTCCGCATCCCTCTCTGGCTTCAATCAGCCGCACAGAATTGGGACAAAGGCTTCCCAACCCTTGCTGGGTCTCACTACCAACCCTGACACCCTGGAGTTCTGGAGTTAATAAACTCAAGCCCTTGCCTTTCTGAGGCCACCAACTCCATCCCGGAGGCTTCTAGGAGCCCGAATGCTCTCCAAGGTGCTGATTACGATAACAAATCCTGAGTCTTCATTTTATTGCAGACGGTCGTGAACACTCTGCATTTCCAATCCTGTAAGCTCTCTGCCTAATTTTAGCCTAGGCAGCAGCCCCAACCACTTCTGCAGGtggtcatgggggtgggggacagtgtgcagggcaggaggaaggagcagtTCTCTTTTATTTGGAACAGACCAAACAGACCGATGGATCATAGTATTTAAGTTGCAGATGGGCTGGGGTGGGAGTCAAACCTCAAACCTAGCAGcactctgccccagccctgaTGTAGGCTGGCATCTAGGCCCCCTCAACAATGGAAGCAAGGTACAGCCATTTGCATTGTCTCTTGCCATTTGTATATAAAAAGAGAGGACAAAGAATATGTACccatgaatgtattttttttttttttagctttctggaaaaatacctaagaatttaaaaatagttgctGCTAGCCGTTGGGTCAGGGACACGGACAgctggtgtttgtgtgtgtgcaagagtGTGCCCATGGGTGCAAGAGAGTGGGGTTTTCCATCCTCTTATACTTCTTGAATTTTGAAGCTATATTTTTAGTTCAAATAATTAAGTTGTATAGGAGAATGTGCAATGGGATAATTTCCCAAGGTTGTGAGTTGAGGGGTCTGGGGTTGAACACATCTGCCTGACTCAAACCCCAGGCTGAGCCTCAGACACAAAGACATGCATGACCTTTGTGCAGCTTTTTCACCATTGCCAGCAAGTCTTCAGGCACCTTCAAAGGCTTGGTCTGCCCTGTGGAGATGAAAACCACAATttcaggagggagggaaggcccaGGCCCATCTGGGAAGGGACGAAGGAAGGCGCAGACAGCCCTGACCCAGAACTGAGGACAGGCTGAGAGGCAGGTTTCCAAACAGAGCCGGGCTCCTGCAAGACCCCATCCCTGGTCCCTGAGGTTTGTGATGTGTGCTGGATGAATCAGGACTCCTCACATTCAGCTTCTCCTAAGAGGTCAAAGGATACCCCAGCATCGCCTTAATGAAATGAAACTCAGGGATGAGAGGAGGGGACAcatttttgctgctgctgctgtttagAATCAGTATGAAGTTCAAACTGATGCAGTAGGGCAGAAAGatttcagataattttaaaaaagcattatagGCCACGATTTGCAAATTCCTAAAGACTCAATGGGTCTGGAATGCcttggtggcttggtcagttaaatatctgactttggctcaggtcatgatctcatggttcatgagttcgagccccaagtcgggctctctgctctcagtgcagagcctgcttcagatcctgtctccctctctccctacccctcccctggcctctctctcaaaaataaataaacataacccTCTATTATCTAACTGtattataatatgaaaaaattaaaaataacaacatatttttgaaaggaaTCAATAGTCTAGGATATGATTATTAATGAATGCTAACATCAAAAAAAGACAACCAGGTATTATGAAAGATTGCAACACCACTTAGGAAGGATTCttgccaaacaaaacaaaacaggaatctTACCAGGTTTCTATACCTAAATACCaattcagaagaaataaaaggggcAGGGAAATATGTTAAATGAGACCATGGGAATGCAATCAGTGTCATCCAGATGCTGGAAAACTCCACAGGACAATTTGGTTTCTGCAACAAATacagtgcaaagaaaaaaaaaaaaaaagagggaggggggaaactCTATTAATTATAAGAGACTTGACACAAGTACCACTCAGTGTTATTTGTAAATGTATCCAATTGTATCCAATGTATTTGGATCTTGATTCCAAAACACTTTTCACCATCTATCCTTCTATATGTATTTAACACCAGCCTGTGtcactttaaaaattgtaaaaagggggtcctgggtggcgtAGTCGATCAAGTGTCCAACGCTGGATTTTGGCAcaagttttcaaactttttcatttttgccaaaaCGACAGGCAAAACCAGTattatatttcaaactttttggtagtaaatatttaaaaaaaattactcaaatcCTCTAAATCAGAAATTCCATTATCTCAGAAtctatcttaagaaaataaaggatggTGGGAAAATTGTTCATTGCTTCTAATCTTAAAAATCTGAAGCAACCTAAAGATATCAGAGTTAACTATAGCACATTCGTAGGATGAAATCTTTTGCAGCCATTAGAAATAATGTTGTAATTCAGGGGTTCTTTCTTAACCtgactttattaaattttgttaaaatgtttggtGGTCTGTTCACTCTTTACATCTTTTTGTCTTGTCTGAAATCCTTTACAAATTAGTATGCATTAATTTAATTATGCATTTGAATTTTTACTTACTAAGCAAATGTAGAAAAAGTTAGACTAAAAGTAAAAGCTTCCTTCTTGAAGTCACTCCCCTTCCCAGAGGTAACTACCGACAATAGCTTGAACACACTCAGACCTTTCAGTAAAATGGATTTTAtgtattgctttaatttttactttcttaccCAAAAAAACATTCAGATACTACAGACATAAGtgaagttaaaaatgaaacttctccttctctccttggcCCTATATCTTATTGCTTTCCTCTGATATAATCAGTAATAACAGGTTGGTATGTCTCCTCTGgagattttttaatttgtataatacTCTTTTAATATTTGGAGGTGAGACAAAAATTAAAGCTACTTTATTAACAAGGGGGGAGTATTTCTaatgatttgttttcttcttagtaGGCCATGTGAAAATTTCCAAATGCACCCGGGAGTAGAGAGGACGCTATGATGAACTTTTGATTTATGCGTTGCTGAGGTCTGACAACCATTTGCTTCAGCTACGTTTTCCTGTGCTGAGGTGTTTCCAAGCAAGCCCTATGCTGCACTACACTTCATCCCCAGATATTTCACGAAGAGTCTCAACTCCCTGAGGACACTTTCCTAGAGGACTCCAAACCTGTAATCACACCAAGATTAACAGTCATCATGTGATACCATCAGTGCCCAGATACTGTGATTGTCTCCGTGCATTTTACAGCTGGCTTTTGTAACCATTTCTGCCAAAGTTCCAtctgtttttcctctcctcttcataTCGAGTCCGAGACATCGTGAGTTATCAGCACGTCTTTTAAATAATCAGACCAACATCCTGAtgacaaattttagaaatgtatattaTCAAACGGCCTGTACAGCATGAGtcccttttaacattttatttcgaaataatttcagatgtacaTAAAAGTGGTAGAAAAAGGCCCCAATGCTCCTATTTGCCTTTGTATCAGATTTCCCATTTGTGAGCATTTCTGTAACATGAATTGCAGGCATCATGGCCCATTATTccgtaatattccagtgtatattTCCTAGATACAAGGAGGCTCTAACCATAGGTAAGCACAGTATAACCATCAAAACTAGGATGTCAACATTGCTTAATATTGATATATGATCCTCAGATGCCATTCAaacatttccctctttctcttatattttaaaattatagaatacatttccctgaaagaaaaaaaaaatatcacaaaataccTCCACCACACTCCTAAAAACTTCTGTCCCTTATTGACAGTCATTAGTTCGGCTTTTAGCTTCAGACACTGTTCTGTACACAACATACATAGGGGCTCTTGTCGACACtgtccctttgtttttttttaaatcccaactTGCTTTCCTCTCATAAAACTATGATTGCCGTTGGAGCTCATTCTGTGTCAATAAACCATGATCTTATGCCTTTAAAATCAATTGTTAAGTATATTCAGTGAAATTGGATCTTTTCCCCTACTGCTTAAAATAACGTCCACCACTCGAGCATTCCAGGATATGCATGGACATACTAAATCCAGCCATTCCCGATTGCTCCACGTGTTTTACGTCCGTCCACTACACTCCAATGATCCTTTGTGGTCTACACATCTGCATATTCTGATTACTGAGCACAGTGACTAAAGACACGGGATAGTATTTTAGATGCTAAACATATTCTTCCAAACTGCTTCTGCAGAGTCTTTACTGGTCAGTTCTGAGTGTGGCAAGAGACAGGCCATTTCACCATCGAGTAATCAATACGagatgtctctctttttcaagcCATTTTCAACGAGCTAGAATGATAACTTGATATGCTTCTCAATTTTCTCCCTTGCTGGTGAAGTTAATAACTTCAATTTTGACTAATTTGAAAACTTGATGCTAAAATAGTTTTCAGTGCAGTTGTTATTATCCTAAGGgctacagtaagtgctcaatacatGAGATCTACTTGCAGCTTTCTTTGTCTGTTCTTTGCTGAGAAAGCTGGCCCTCCACGTGTAGCCCTTATTTAAGAGAGCTCTTCCTGTCATTAATTATCCATatgt
Protein-coding sequences here:
- the SYCE1L gene encoding synaptonemal complex central element protein 1-like isoform X1, which gives rise to MEPLEVVEETEEAEGQTKPLKVPEDLLAMVKKLHKEGSLEPQIEDLINRINELQQAKKKSSEELVEAQALWESLQRELDSLNGEKAHLEEVLSKKQEALRILQLHCQMEESGAQRFQVEEQLETLMSQHKDLWELHMLKQRLAWEIHTLQSSKEQLLTEGPGQAAGGGAEATPATRDRGRPDGERWAAGGGGDIRGAGHCPNPLHPKGQGLQRRGREPGDGGEGTEKAGVPSESLRVSAHGQQGVPAGPAPSALAPTARTWSRPQTSRTRPDPLADPEIKAKISFSPPLPASVCPPGGLGCGGRGPCSPRAGGVSRHSGRGLVRAPPVSRVAGSSRS
- the SYCE1L gene encoding synaptonemal complex central element protein 1-like isoform X2; the encoded protein is MEPLEVVEETEEAEGQTKPLKVPEDLLAMVKKLHKEGSLEPQIEDLINRINELQQAKKKSSEELVEAQALWESLQRELDSLNGEKAHLEEVLSKKQEALRILQLHCQMEESGAQRFQVEEQLETLMSQHKDLWELHMLKQRLAWEIHTLQSSKEQLLTEGPGQAAGGGAEATPATRDRGRPDGERWAAGGGGDIRGAGHCPNPLHPKGQGLQRRGRPRAPWHPQRGPGVALRPVGPAPTP
- the SYCE1L gene encoding synaptonemal complex central element protein 1-like isoform X4, giving the protein MEPLEVVEETEEAEGQTKPLKVPEDLLAMVKKLHKEGSLEPQIEDLINRINELQQAKKKSSEELVEAQALWESLQRELDSLNGEKAHLEEVLSKKQEALRILQLHCQMEESGAQRFQVEEQLETLMSQHKDLWELHMLKQRLAWEIHTLQSSKEQLLTEEKQARAKLQEVEQKLRPPPEIGGVRMVNDGLQAEVETFGGQDIAQTHCTPKDRGCKGEAGPERPGTHSEDLESPSDQ
- the SYCE1L gene encoding synaptonemal complex central element protein 1-like isoform X3 → MEPLEVVEETEEAEGQTKPLKVPEDLLAMVKKLHKEGSLEPQIEDLINRINELQQAKKKSSEELVEAQALWESLQRELDSLNGEKAHLEEVLSKKQEALRILQLHCQMEESGAQRFQVEEQLETLMSQHKDLWELHMLKQRLAWEIHTLQSSKEQLLTEEKQARAKLQEVEQKLRPPPEIGGVRMVNDGLQAEVETFGGQDIAQTHCTPKDRGCKGEVGSPAMAARGQRRRGSHRSP